The genomic interval ATGCCCAAACCCCAGGAATCTTCTCCCCGCAGAATTTGCAATTCCCCTTTTGCAGATTCATCTGGGTAATGATATACCCATATCTGCCGATAAGAATTTTCCTGCATTTTGGACAGTAGGTATTTTCTCCCTCATGTCCTCCGACATTTCCGATATAGACGAATTTCAGCCCGCTTTCCTGAGCTATTCTCTTTGCCTGTTCTAAGGAGGAGACCGGAGTCGGCGGTAAATTCTTCAGTAAATACAATGGCGTGAAGCGGGTAAAATGAACTGGCACGTCCGGACCCAAATCTTTTAGCATCCAGTCGCACATTTTCCTGATGTCATCCATATTATCATTCAAAGTGGGAACCATCAGGTACACTATCTCATACCAGATGCCAATCCTTTTTAATTCTTTAAGAGTATCCAGAACCGGCTGCAGTTTCCCTCTGCAAATCTCCTGATAATATTTCTCATTAAAGGCTTTAAGGTCTATCTTGACCGCATCTAACTCTTTACATAGCTCAATTAACGGGTCTGGCTGGATAAATCCTGCTGAGACCATCACGCTCTTTACCCCTTTTTTTCTCCCTGCTTTTGCGCAGTCCAGCATATATTCGTAAAAAATTGTCGGCTCAGAATAAGTGTAAGCGATTGAAGAACAGTTCCCGCTTAAAGCAGATTCTACCACAGTCTGAGGAGACAACTCTATGTTATCAGT from Candidatus Zixiibacteriota bacterium carries:
- the amrS gene encoding AmmeMemoRadiSam system radical SAM enzyme, with the protein product MKRLKRREFFKYSLAGAGGALCSNLITKIPFISIPDTAYALSSTGKLSHVEAKYYKKLDHKEVECQLCPRKCKVGDRERGYCGVRENQKGIYYTLVYGLACSFHQDPIEKKPFFHFLPGTDAFSIATAGCNLNCKFCQNWEISQARPEQTDNIELSPQTVVESALSGNCSSIAYTYSEPTIFYEYMLDCAKAGRKKGVKSVMVSAGFIQPDPLIELCKELDAVKIDLKAFNEKYYQEICRGKLQPVLDTLKELKRIGIWYEIVYLMVPTLNDNMDDIRKMCDWMLKDLGPDVPVHFTRFTPLYLLKNLPPTPVSSLEQAKRIAQESGLKFVYIGNVGGHEGENTYCPKCRKILIGRYGYIITQMNLQKGNCKFCGEKIPGVWA